In the genome of Streptomyces sp. V2I9, one region contains:
- a CDS encoding DUF4185 domain-containing protein yields MSEQHASQPGRYGARTGGFGRPGFPSRRSLLRSAAAGGIAAGGLAGGASRVGAAPRVTGTKVRDLTGPALTGQFAAPWTDLGIPARCPDGSLLFLCGDTFDGGGVGGPDWRSPVGLRSSNAAPGSLLIDGAVGGSHAVGLVPEGHTGGTTALPSDVFTVGPTMYMHLMRGVIHRTDHTDFWRSDDNGETWRYLCQWPGGLYGGQFQQKTYAVADDGYLYVLSTAFDRNVTSGLLLHRVRQDSPGNPAAYEPWGYAGGAWAWGNPPTTVTSPRRWGEICFRAMGGRYVLTWLGMSPLGIRAQIVASPTSNLFTAVEQTMIVPTLPGLETGNAVASPYGGFIVPGSEPGDLHITVSQWYDAQNYRVMQYRVNGLVGPAL; encoded by the coding sequence ATGTCCGAACAGCACGCGTCGCAGCCCGGCCGGTACGGCGCACGGACCGGCGGCTTCGGCCGTCCGGGCTTCCCGAGCCGCCGTTCGCTGCTGCGCTCCGCGGCGGCCGGCGGGATCGCCGCGGGGGGCCTCGCGGGCGGCGCTTCCCGGGTGGGCGCCGCGCCGCGGGTCACCGGGACGAAGGTGCGCGACCTGACCGGACCCGCCCTCACCGGGCAGTTCGCGGCGCCCTGGACGGACCTCGGCATCCCGGCGCGGTGCCCCGACGGTTCCCTGCTGTTCCTGTGCGGCGACACCTTCGACGGGGGTGGTGTCGGCGGGCCGGACTGGCGGTCGCCCGTGGGGCTGCGTTCGTCGAACGCCGCGCCCGGATCGCTCCTCATCGACGGCGCGGTAGGGGGTTCTCACGCCGTCGGCCTGGTTCCGGAGGGGCACACGGGTGGCACCACCGCCCTCCCCTCCGACGTGTTCACGGTGGGGCCGACGATGTACATGCACCTGATGCGCGGGGTGATCCATCGGACCGATCACACCGACTTCTGGCGCTCCGACGACAACGGCGAGACCTGGCGGTACCTGTGCCAGTGGCCGGGCGGGCTGTACGGCGGCCAGTTCCAGCAGAAGACGTACGCGGTCGCGGACGACGGATATCTGTACGTCCTCTCCACCGCCTTCGACCGGAACGTGACCTCCGGTCTGCTGCTCCACCGGGTCCGCCAGGACTCACCGGGAAACCCGGCGGCCTACGAGCCGTGGGGGTACGCGGGCGGGGCGTGGGCGTGGGGCAACCCGCCGACGACCGTGACGTCGCCGCGCCGCTGGGGCGAGATCTGCTTCCGGGCCATGGGCGGGCGTTACGTGCTCACCTGGCTCGGCATGAGCCCGCTGGGCATCCGCGCGCAGATCGTCGCGTCGCCGACGTCGAACCTGTTCACGGCTGTGGAGCAGACCATGATCGTCCCCACGCTACCCGGCCTGGAGACCGGCAACGCCGTGGCGAGTCCGTACGGCGGCTTCATCGTTCCGGGGTCCGAGCCGGGCGATCTCCACATCACGGTCAGCCAGTGGTACGACGCCCAGAACTACCGGGTCATGCAGTACCGGGTGAACGGTCTGGTGGGTCCGGCGCTCTGA
- a CDS encoding SpoIIE family protein phosphatase, translated as MNEERLLRRYQALMAAVPQSVWVMSPDGVVTLLAGGGIAEKLWRPEGGTPWMDAVHPKDRGWFQRAWRGATQRRTPLDTIVRVRLDGAPDRFRHVKIIAAPVLDEGGRVEWVGTASDAESHWRTRMREKLLARMAAVPAAHDLSEAFLTTAAAVVPELADAVAVFRVQNGVEAGVRPDGGPPDVTSPERVGLAPGLPPLPPLEPDFVLGPVARQAIESQQAKLIVFPPDGPPGEGLSDASARWLREAGATGVALLPVVVDGRTVALATIATCRGNPPPDEADLSLLQDVFQQMSGPLRRTMELQSIRGKALALQQSFLAAPPPVDGLTITALYHPADSAAEVGGDWYDAVRLSPDALALSIGDIAGHDLDAATAMGRVNSILRGLAYDSGPNASPADTLSRLDRVVQALDSPSMITAVHAVLRRLSGGDWRIALSNAGHPPPLLLPAGAPSRYLHGLTAPDPPLCVADALDRTTLHAVLRAGDTLVLYTDGLVETPDTDIGDNLRRLRERTDALTRRGLPLPNLIRGLLPPVQHRRDDIAVIALQARPDR; from the coding sequence GTGAACGAGGAACGTCTCCTCAGGCGGTACCAGGCGCTCATGGCGGCCGTGCCGCAGTCCGTGTGGGTGATGTCGCCCGACGGCGTCGTCACTCTGTTGGCCGGAGGCGGCATCGCGGAGAAGCTGTGGCGTCCCGAGGGCGGAACCCCGTGGATGGACGCCGTGCATCCGAAGGACCGGGGCTGGTTCCAGCGGGCCTGGCGCGGGGCCACGCAGCGGCGCACGCCGCTCGACACGATCGTACGGGTACGGCTCGACGGCGCGCCCGACCGTTTCCGCCATGTGAAGATCATCGCCGCGCCCGTGCTCGACGAGGGCGGGAGGGTGGAGTGGGTCGGGACCGCCAGCGACGCCGAGAGTCACTGGCGGACCCGGATGCGGGAGAAGCTGCTGGCCCGGATGGCGGCGGTGCCCGCGGCGCACGACCTGTCCGAGGCGTTCCTGACCACGGCGGCGGCCGTCGTGCCCGAACTGGCCGACGCCGTCGCCGTCTTCCGCGTACAGAACGGTGTCGAGGCCGGTGTGCGACCTGACGGCGGGCCGCCGGACGTGACGTCGCCGGAGCGGGTCGGGCTCGCCCCCGGACTGCCTCCCCTGCCTCCGCTGGAGCCCGACTTCGTGCTGGGTCCGGTCGCCCGGCAGGCCATCGAGAGCCAGCAGGCGAAGCTGATCGTCTTCCCACCCGACGGACCGCCCGGGGAAGGACTGTCGGACGCCTCCGCCCGGTGGCTGCGGGAGGCCGGCGCGACGGGCGTGGCACTGCTGCCGGTCGTGGTCGACGGCCGGACGGTGGCGCTGGCGACCATCGCCACCTGCCGGGGCAACCCGCCCCCGGACGAGGCCGACCTCTCCCTGCTGCAGGACGTCTTCCAGCAGATGAGCGGGCCGCTGCGCCGGACCATGGAACTCCAGAGCATCCGCGGCAAGGCGCTCGCCCTGCAGCAGTCGTTCCTGGCCGCCCCGCCGCCCGTCGACGGCCTCACCATCACCGCGCTCTACCACCCGGCCGATTCGGCCGCCGAGGTCGGCGGCGACTGGTACGACGCCGTCCGGCTCTCGCCCGACGCCCTCGCCCTGTCGATCGGCGACATCGCGGGCCACGACCTCGACGCGGCCACCGCGATGGGCCGCGTCAACAGCATCCTGCGGGGGCTCGCCTACGACAGCGGTCCGAACGCCAGCCCGGCGGACACGCTGAGCCGCCTCGACCGGGTCGTGCAGGCGCTCGACAGCCCGTCGATGATCACGGCGGTGCACGCGGTGCTGCGGCGGCTGTCCGGCGGCGACTGGCGCATCGCCCTGTCCAACGCCGGCCACCCGCCGCCCCTGCTGCTCCCGGCCGGGGCGCCGTCGCGGTATCTGCACGGCCTCACGGCACCGGACCCGCCGCTGTGCGTCGCCGACGCCCTCGACCGCACCACCCTCCACGCGGTCCTGCGCGCGGGCGACACCCTGGTGCTCTACACCGACGGGCTCGTGGAGACGCCGGACACGGACATCGGCGACAACCTGCGGCGGCTGCGCGAGCGCACCGACGCGCTGACCCGCAGGGGCCTGCCGCTGCCGAACCTGATCCGCGGTCTGCTGCCGCCCGTCCAGCACCGCCGGGACGACATCGCCGTCATCGCCCTCCAGGCACGGCCGGACCGGTGA
- a CDS encoding aminotransferase class I/II-fold pyridoxal phosphate-dependent enzyme: MLGEYRISGRRASEIAASIERGVGSGDLPSGHVLPPMRELAARLEVNPNTVAAAYRTLRERGVIETAGRRGSRVRPAPASTTRGSLRVEAPPGVRDLGEGNPDPALLPDLGPALAAAAAADAGSPGLYGQAAVVAEFAAYARRAMDADGVPDGPVAVTSGALDAIERVLAAHLRPGDAVAVEDPGWGGTLDLVPALGLRAVPVGVDDFGPLVADVERALRAGARALVVTDRAQNPTGASLDAARARALRTVLARHPDVLLIEDDHGHAIVDLPLHPLAGVTAHWAFIRSAAKAYGPDLRVATLTGDPVTVDRVAGRQRLGPGWVSRLLQRAVLHLWTSDAVDTRAVARSYGDRRDALVHALAERGVAAHGRTGMNVWVPVSDETGAVARLLHAGWAAAPGARFRLDAPPAVRLTVSPLGAADIGPLADAVAAAAGPARPVSFG, from the coding sequence GTGCTAGGAGAGTATCGGATCAGTGGGCGGCGCGCATCGGAGATTGCCGCCAGCATCGAACGCGGGGTCGGCTCCGGGGACCTCCCATCAGGTCATGTTCTGCCTCCCATGCGGGAGTTGGCCGCGCGGTTGGAGGTCAACCCCAACACCGTGGCGGCCGCCTACCGGACGCTGCGCGAGCGCGGGGTGATCGAGACGGCGGGCCGCCGGGGGAGCCGGGTCCGCCCCGCCCCGGCCAGTACGACGCGCGGCTCCCTGCGGGTCGAGGCGCCCCCCGGCGTACGGGATCTGGGCGAGGGCAATCCCGATCCGGCGCTGCTGCCCGACCTCGGTCCGGCGCTCGCCGCCGCTGCCGCCGCCGACGCGGGGAGCCCCGGCCTGTACGGGCAGGCCGCGGTGGTCGCGGAGTTCGCCGCGTACGCCCGGCGGGCGATGGACGCCGACGGGGTGCCCGACGGGCCGGTCGCCGTGACGTCCGGCGCTCTCGACGCGATCGAGCGGGTGCTCGCGGCGCACCTCCGGCCGGGCGACGCGGTGGCGGTGGAGGACCCCGGCTGGGGCGGCACGCTCGACCTCGTACCGGCGCTGGGACTGCGCGCCGTACCGGTCGGTGTGGACGACTTCGGTCCGCTGGTCGCGGACGTGGAGCGGGCGCTGCGGGCCGGGGCGCGGGCCCTCGTCGTCACCGACCGGGCGCAGAACCCGACCGGTGCGTCGCTGGACGCCGCCCGCGCGCGGGCGCTGCGCACGGTCCTCGCCCGCCATCCGGACGTGCTGCTGATCGAGGACGACCACGGCCACGCGATCGTCGATCTGCCGCTGCACCCGCTGGCCGGAGTGACGGCCCACTGGGCCTTCATCCGCTCGGCGGCCAAGGCGTACGGGCCCGATCTGCGGGTCGCCACGCTCACCGGGGACCCCGTCACGGTCGACCGGGTGGCGGGGCGGCAGCGGCTCGGGCCGGGCTGGGTGAGCCGCCTCCTCCAGCGTGCCGTGCTCCATCTGTGGACCTCGGACGCCGTCGACACGCGGGCGGTGGCCCGTTCCTACGGCGACCGCCGGGACGCGCTCGTCCACGCCCTCGCCGAGCGTGGGGTGGCGGCGCACGGCCGCACCGGGATGAACGTGTGGGTGCCCGTGAGCGATGAGACCGGGGCCGTGGCCCGGCTGCTCCACGCCGGCTGGGCGGCGGCTCCGGGCGCCCGCTTCCGGCTGGACGCGCCCCCGGCGGTGCGTCTCACCGTCTCCCCGCTGGGCGCGGCGGACATCGGGCCCCTGGCGGACGCGGTGGCGGCCGCCGCGGGGCCGGCCCGACCGGTCAGCTTCGGCTGA
- a CDS encoding winged helix-turn-helix domain-containing protein, with protein MLRIHFTPDDLTRVKVAPGPDVLWEITNSVQTLQRTDGERVFGTWRRRVRPRLPESRRLLSPLLPPRGYSPDFLTPTSGDRTTLGSAVDTLLGTPRPRLRAELARLARSTRLPAWAASLAEGDTDMLARLGEALHAYQAEALVPHWRHVRSDLEADRALRTRHLMDGGTEALLAGLGPDVRWRPPVLEVTYPVDQHLLLNGRGIVLQPSFFCWPAPTTLADGDLPPVLVHPIQHTADWAALPGAVGPATGRGPLGRLLGQTRADLLRAARTGCSTVEAARMLQVTHPAVSQHMNVLRAAGLTTTVRTGGRAFHVATAEGRALLATEDRRAGRGRGDEPRP; from the coding sequence ATGCTGCGGATCCACTTCACGCCCGACGACCTGACGCGGGTCAAGGTGGCGCCGGGGCCGGACGTCCTGTGGGAGATCACCAACAGTGTGCAGACCCTCCAACGTACGGACGGGGAACGGGTCTTCGGTACGTGGCGCCGCCGGGTGCGGCCCCGGCTCCCGGAGAGCCGGCGGCTGCTCTCCCCGCTGCTGCCGCCCCGCGGGTACTCCCCCGACTTCCTGACCCCCACCTCCGGTGACCGCACCACGCTCGGGTCCGCCGTCGACACCCTGCTCGGCACACCGCGACCGAGGCTGCGCGCGGAGCTGGCGCGGCTGGCCCGATCGACACGGCTGCCGGCCTGGGCCGCCTCCCTGGCGGAGGGCGACACCGACATGCTCGCGCGGCTGGGCGAAGCGCTCCACGCCTACCAGGCGGAAGCCCTCGTACCGCACTGGCGGCACGTCCGCTCGGATCTCGAGGCCGACCGGGCGCTGCGGACCCGGCATCTGATGGACGGCGGCACCGAGGCGCTGCTGGCCGGCCTCGGGCCCGATGTCCGCTGGCGGCCGCCCGTCCTGGAGGTCACCTACCCGGTCGACCAGCACCTGCTGCTGAACGGACGCGGAATCGTGCTCCAGCCGTCGTTCTTCTGCTGGCCCGCCCCGACCACCCTGGCCGACGGCGACCTGCCGCCCGTCCTGGTCCACCCCATCCAGCACACCGCCGACTGGGCCGCCCTTCCGGGGGCGGTGGGGCCGGCCACGGGCCGGGGCCCTCTCGGCCGGCTGCTCGGGCAGACCCGCGCGGATCTGCTGCGGGCCGCGCGCACCGGCTGCTCCACCGTGGAGGCGGCCCGGATGCTCCAGGTGACCCACCCGGCGGTGAGCCAGCACATGAACGTGCTGCGTGCGGCAGGTCTGACCACCACGGTCCGCACGGGCGGGCGCGCCTTCCACGTGGCGACCGCGGAGGGCCGTGCGCTGCTGGCGACGGAGGACCGCCGTGCAGGTCGCGGGCGGGGCGACGAACCGCGCCCGTAG
- a CDS encoding LysR family transcriptional regulator: MLNLERLRTLDALARHGSVTGAADGLHVTTSAVSQQMAKLEREVGQRLLARNGRGVRLTDAGRLLADHAARILSQVELAQSDIEAQRGEVVGEVRISAFPTAARGLFPAALTSLRADHPDLTVRTQELEPEQGLRAVLRGDVDLAVVLDWSNKRLPVPGGLSKAELVDDAPDIAMPAGHPLADRDAVELEDFADDPWVSWPEGEFCYDWLMFTLRSRGIEPRIAHLAGEHHTQLALIAAGFGVCVAPRLGRGPVPDGVRLVPVRQTMRRHVHAVWRTDADRRPSVRAAVEALRAAGARVTAAGG, translated from the coding sequence ATGTTGAACCTGGAGCGGTTGCGCACTCTGGACGCCCTCGCCCGGCACGGCTCGGTGACCGGCGCGGCCGACGGCCTCCACGTCACGACCTCGGCTGTCTCGCAGCAGATGGCGAAGCTGGAGCGCGAGGTGGGGCAGCGGCTGCTCGCCCGGAACGGCCGCGGCGTCCGCCTCACCGACGCCGGACGGCTTCTCGCGGATCACGCGGCGCGGATCCTGTCGCAGGTCGAGCTGGCCCAGTCCGACATCGAGGCCCAGCGGGGCGAGGTCGTCGGTGAGGTGCGGATCTCCGCCTTCCCGACGGCGGCACGGGGCCTGTTCCCCGCAGCGCTCACCTCCCTGCGTGCCGACCACCCCGATCTCACGGTTCGTACGCAGGAGTTGGAGCCCGAGCAGGGGTTGCGCGCGGTGCTGCGCGGGGACGTCGACCTGGCCGTCGTGCTGGACTGGAGCAACAAGCGTCTGCCCGTGCCCGGAGGCCTGTCCAAGGCCGAACTCGTGGACGACGCACCGGACATCGCCATGCCGGCCGGACACCCGCTGGCGGACCGCGACGCCGTGGAGCTGGAGGACTTCGCGGACGACCCGTGGGTGTCCTGGCCCGAGGGCGAATTCTGTTACGACTGGCTGATGTTCACCCTGCGCTCCCGAGGCATCGAACCGCGCATCGCCCATCTGGCGGGTGAACACCACACGCAACTCGCGCTGATCGCGGCCGGGTTCGGCGTCTGTGTGGCTCCCCGGCTGGGGCGCGGCCCGGTCCCCGACGGGGTACGGCTGGTGCCGGTACGGCAGACGATGCGGCGGCACGTCCACGCGGTCTGGCGTACGGACGCGGACCGCCGACCCTCGGTCCGGGCGGCGGTGGAGGCGCTGCGGGCCGCGGGTGCGCGCGTCACGGCCGCCGGGGGGTGA
- a CDS encoding DMT family transporter, with protein sequence MSVPREPTATSPASAPPPPAPSGPIAPTPPPAPPGRRPGAPRPALDWRVRFVALSLIWGFSFLLIKVGTEGYAPFQVTFGRLLAGTAVLVAAMAMRRERLPRSARTWGHLAVAALLLNALPFSLFSYAELTIPSTLAGICNATSPLWGMALSVVALSEDRPTLRRVAGLGVGFLGVLTVLGAWQGFSGVDLPGTGMALLASFCYPVGWIYVRRTLAGTGASTLALTGSQLLLATAQLAVVTPLFTAAPTSFPVLPTLSVLALGALGTGLAVLLQYGLVQEVGPTTAQMVTYFIPVIATAAGVALLGERLSWNTPVGALVVLAGAALTRSRARTAVSGPGSAPSRFSRS encoded by the coding sequence ATGAGCGTCCCCCGCGAGCCGACGGCCACGTCCCCGGCGTCAGCCCCTCCCCCGCCGGCCCCGTCCGGGCCGATCGCGCCAACCCCGCCCCCCGCACCGCCGGGCCGGCGACCCGGCGCCCCGCGACCGGCCCTCGACTGGCGCGTCCGGTTCGTGGCGCTCTCCCTCATCTGGGGGTTCAGCTTTCTGCTGATCAAGGTCGGGACCGAGGGGTACGCCCCGTTCCAGGTCACCTTCGGGCGGCTGCTGGCCGGTACGGCGGTCCTGGTCGCCGCCATGGCGATGCGCCGGGAACGGCTGCCGCGTTCGGCCCGGACCTGGGGACACCTCGCGGTCGCCGCCCTCCTCCTCAACGCATTGCCGTTCTCCCTGTTCTCCTACGCGGAGCTGACGATCCCCTCGACGCTGGCCGGGATCTGCAACGCGACCTCGCCGCTGTGGGGCATGGCGCTCTCGGTCGTCGCCCTCTCGGAGGACCGCCCGACCCTCCGGCGGGTGGCCGGGCTCGGCGTCGGCTTCCTCGGCGTTCTCACGGTGCTGGGCGCCTGGCAGGGCTTCTCCGGTGTGGATCTGCCGGGGACGGGCATGGCGCTGCTCGCGTCGTTCTGTTACCCGGTCGGCTGGATCTACGTCCGCCGCACCCTGGCCGGGACGGGAGCGTCGACGCTGGCGTTGACGGGCAGTCAGCTGCTGCTCGCCACGGCGCAACTGGCCGTGGTGACACCCCTTTTCACCGCCGCACCCACCTCGTTCCCCGTCCTGCCGACGCTCTCCGTGCTCGCCCTCGGGGCACTGGGCACGGGCCTCGCGGTGCTGCTCCAGTACGGCCTGGTCCAGGAGGTCGGTCCGACGACCGCCCAGATGGTCACCTACTTCATCCCGGTGATCGCGACGGCGGCGGGCGTCGCCCTGCTCGGTGAACGGCTGAGCTGGAACACCCCGGTCGGGGCTCTGGTCGTGCTCGCCGGCGCGGCCCTCACCCGAAGCCGCGCCCGCACTGCCGTGTCGGGCCCCGGATCAGCCCCCTCCCGGTTCAGCCGAAGCTGA
- a CDS encoding SAM-dependent methyltransferase — protein MNTPNERRSGLASSRAHSARVYDYILGGKDHYPADVEAGDAMVRHWPALPVHMLENRRFMHRAARFLAEERGIRQFLDVGTGLPTSPNLHEIVQEVAPESHVVYVDNDPIVLAHARALLESSPEGATAYVDANMHDPDAILDSPEFRELIDLDRPVGLMVIGIMHFILPPDDRRLVKRLLDPLPSGSYLAMTIGTGDFAPEEVGRVAEEYRQQNMPMALRDLATATSFFDGLELQEPGVTQVHTWRPGPEQDGVDGRDIAMYGAVARKP, from the coding sequence ATGAACACGCCGAACGAACGCCGGAGCGGGCTCGCCAGCTCACGGGCGCACTCCGCCCGGGTGTACGACTACATCCTGGGCGGCAAGGACCACTACCCCGCGGATGTGGAAGCGGGCGACGCCATGGTCCGGCACTGGCCCGCGCTCCCCGTCCACATGCTGGAGAACCGCCGGTTCATGCACCGCGCCGCCCGCTTCCTGGCGGAGGAGCGGGGCATCCGCCAGTTCCTCGACGTCGGGACCGGGCTGCCGACCTCGCCGAACCTGCACGAGATCGTGCAGGAAGTGGCGCCGGAGTCGCATGTGGTCTACGTCGACAACGACCCCATCGTCCTGGCGCACGCGCGTGCCCTGCTGGAGAGCTCACCGGAGGGCGCCACGGCCTACGTGGACGCGAACATGCACGACCCCGACGCCATCCTGGACAGTCCCGAGTTCCGCGAACTCATCGACCTGGACCGGCCGGTCGGCCTCATGGTGATCGGCATCATGCACTTCATCCTGCCGCCGGACGACCGCCGCCTGGTCAAACGGCTGCTGGACCCGCTGCCCTCGGGCAGCTATCTGGCGATGACCATCGGCACCGGCGACTTCGCGCCCGAGGAGGTGGGCCGGGTGGCGGAGGAGTACCGGCAGCAGAACATGCCCATGGCCCTGCGCGATCTCGCCACCGCCACCTCGTTCTTCGACGGGCTGGAGCTGCAGGAGCCGGGGGTCACCCAGGTGCACACGTGGCGCCCCGGACCGGAGCAGGACGGCGTCGACGGCCGGGACATCGCCATGTACGGGGCGGTCGCGAGAAAGCCCTGA
- a CDS encoding Rieske (2Fe-2S) protein encodes MSAAQERRSLLGRRTVIAAAGAAGAAAALTACGGADGSGGGDSSAGSDAVEQPGDGGAVLAATADIPEGGGVVLAAQKVVVTQPQPGEFKAFSSTCTHQGCAVKDVSDGSIVCPCHNSTFDAATGSPTGGPATRPLPVREITVEGGSIRLV; translated from the coding sequence ATGAGTGCAGCACAGGAGCGCCGGAGCCTCCTCGGACGCCGTACGGTCATCGCCGCGGCTGGAGCCGCCGGAGCGGCTGCCGCCCTCACCGCGTGCGGCGGAGCGGACGGTTCGGGAGGCGGGGACAGCTCGGCCGGGTCGGATGCCGTCGAGCAGCCGGGGGACGGGGGCGCGGTACTCGCGGCGACCGCGGACATTCCGGAGGGCGGCGGGGTGGTGCTCGCCGCGCAGAAGGTCGTGGTGACCCAGCCGCAGCCGGGCGAGTTCAAGGCGTTCTCCTCCACGTGCACCCATCAGGGATGTGCGGTCAAGGACGTCTCGGACGGCTCGATCGTCTGCCCCTGCCACAACTCCACCTTCGACGCCGCCACGGGCAGTCCGACCGGCGGACCCGCCACCCGGCCGCTGCCGGTCCGCGAGATCACCGTCGAGGGCGGCTCGATCAGGCTGGTGTAG
- a CDS encoding pyridoxamine 5'-phosphate oxidase family protein has translation MQHTAPSGNAGPESAAPYLPTDRTVPTRSKERASYDRASVHSILDEAYLCHLGFVRDGAPVVLPTLFGRIGERLYVHGSTGSRPLRSAGSADPGLPVCLTVTHVDALVLARSAFHHSMNYRSVVVHGTAVTVTDPEERRLALDAIVEQVVPGRSRDSRPADARELAATAVIRLDLDEVSAKVRTGGPNDEPEDSTLPHWTGIVPLTRGYAAPVPADDLDPSIGVPDYLAALRRGTTGD, from the coding sequence ATGCAGCACACCGCGCCGTCCGGGAACGCGGGCCCGGAGTCCGCCGCTCCCTACCTTCCCACCGACCGCACCGTCCCCACCCGCTCCAAGGAGCGCGCCTCCTACGACCGCGCGTCGGTCCACTCGATCCTCGACGAGGCCTACCTGTGCCACCTGGGCTTCGTACGCGACGGCGCGCCGGTCGTCCTGCCGACCCTCTTCGGCCGGATCGGCGAGCGGCTGTACGTCCACGGTTCCACGGGCTCGCGCCCGCTGCGTTCGGCGGGGAGCGCGGATCCGGGACTGCCGGTCTGCCTGACGGTCACCCATGTCGACGCCCTCGTCCTGGCCCGGTCCGCCTTCCACCACTCGATGAACTACCGCTCGGTGGTGGTGCACGGCACGGCCGTGACGGTGACCGACCCCGAAGAGCGGCGGCTCGCCCTGGACGCGATCGTGGAACAGGTGGTGCCGGGGCGCTCCCGCGACTCCCGGCCGGCCGATGCCAGGGAACTCGCCGCGACGGCCGTGATCCGGCTGGACCTGGACGAGGTCTCCGCGAAGGTCCGCACCGGCGGCCCCAACGACGAGCCCGAGGACAGCACCCTCCCTCACTGGACCGGCATCGTGCCGCTCACGCGGGGCTACGCGGCGCCGGTCCCGGCGGACGACCTGGACCCGTCCATCGGCGTACCGGACTATCTGGCGGCGCTCCGACGGGGTACGACGGGGGACTGA
- a CDS encoding alpha/beta hydrolase family protein has protein sequence MSTHRPTRRGVIKAAAGITAATALGAGGVLASASAAHAVGDGFGLRIVDRDERDPRMRYFRFSTDAIGWNPGVNVLLPDGYHTGGRRYPVLYLFHGGGTGQDFITFDRMGIRAWTAGKPLIVVMPDGGAAGWYSNPVSSNVGPRNWETFHIAQLLPWVDANFRTYAEYDGRAVSGFSMGGFGALKYAAKYYGHFASVSSHSGPASLRRDAGLVTHWANLSSAAVELGGGTVYGAPLWNEARVSADNPVQRVESYRNKRVFLVAGTSPDPVNWFDTVNETQVLAGQREFRGHLGSAGIPHEWHEVPGGHFVRPDLFQRDLDGIVARLRKA, from the coding sequence TTGAGCACGCACCGGCCCACCCGCAGAGGCGTCATCAAGGCAGCCGCCGGCATCACCGCCGCGACGGCGCTCGGCGCGGGAGGCGTCCTGGCGTCGGCGTCCGCCGCCCACGCGGTCGGCGACGGGTTCGGCCTGCGCATCGTGGACCGCGACGAACGCGACCCGCGCATGCGGTACTTCCGCTTCTCGACCGATGCCATCGGCTGGAACCCCGGCGTCAACGTCCTGCTGCCCGACGGCTATCACACCGGGGGCCGCAGGTATCCGGTGCTGTACCTGTTCCACGGAGGCGGTACCGGGCAGGACTTCATCACCTTCGACCGGATGGGCATCCGCGCCTGGACCGCCGGAAAGCCGCTCATCGTCGTGATGCCGGACGGCGGCGCGGCGGGCTGGTACTCCAACCCGGTCAGCTCCAACGTCGGCCCCCGCAACTGGGAGACCTTCCACATCGCCCAGCTCCTCCCGTGGGTGGACGCCAACTTCCGGACGTACGCCGAGTACGACGGCCGGGCGGTCTCCGGCTTCTCGATGGGCGGCTTCGGCGCCCTGAAGTACGCGGCCAAGTACTACGGGCACTTCGCCTCGGTCAGCTCCCACTCCGGCCCGGCCAGCCTGCGCCGTGACGCCGGACTCGTCACCCACTGGGCCAATCTCTCCTCGGCAGCCGTGGAGTTGGGAGGGGGCACGGTCTACGGCGCACCGCTGTGGAACGAGGCCCGCGTGAGCGCCGACAACCCGGTGCAGCGGGTGGAGAGCTACCGCAACAAGCGGGTGTTCCTGGTCGCCGGGACCAGCCCCGACCCGGTCAACTGGTTCGACACGGTCAACGAGACCCAAGTCCTCGCGGGACAGAGGGAGTTCCGTGGACACCTCGGCTCGGCGGGGATTCCGCACGAGTGGCACGAGGTGCCCGGCGGCCACTTCGTGCGCCCCGACCTGTTCCAGCGGGACCTGGACGGGATCGTCGCCCGCCTCCGTAAGGCCTGA
- a CDS encoding pyridoxamine 5'-phosphate oxidase family protein gives MTDTQRRGRRIMMTPEERDAYLRERRTCRVATLGSDGAPHVGALWFVWDGSSLWLYSLTRSLRWSQLLKDPRIAVVVDDGEGYEELRGVELTGRAEFVGEAPRSGEPCPELTDPERLFPVKYFGITDMPHDGRHAWLRLTPARVTSWDFRKLAGPA, from the coding sequence ATGACCGACACCCAGCGCCGAGGACGCCGGATCATGATGACCCCCGAGGAGCGGGACGCCTACCTCCGTGAGCGGCGCACCTGCCGGGTGGCCACGCTCGGTTCCGACGGCGCTCCGCATGTCGGTGCGTTGTGGTTCGTCTGGGACGGCAGCTCCCTCTGGCTGTACTCCCTCACTCGCAGCCTGCGCTGGTCCCAGCTCCTCAAGGACCCCAGGATCGCTGTGGTGGTGGACGACGGCGAGGGGTACGAGGAGCTGCGCGGGGTGGAACTCACCGGCCGGGCGGAGTTCGTGGGCGAGGCGCCCCGCTCGGGTGAACCCTGCCCCGAACTCACCGATCCGGAGCGGCTGTTCCCGGTGAAGTACTTCGGCATCACGGACATGCCCCACGACGGACGGCACGCCTGGCTGCGGCTCACCCCGGCGAGGGTCACCTCCTGGGACTTCCGCAAGCTCGCCGGTCCTGCCTGA